One window of the Passer domesticus isolate bPasDom1 chromosome W, bPasDom1.hap1, whole genome shotgun sequence genome contains the following:
- the LOC135288961 gene encoding uncharacterized protein LOC135288961 — MRRRTEFFLCGGTSFPLGGFSVSDASLIDLLVWARIHEFPMGTATAFDLGRCQELCGLLAEEFYRGDDAVPPLMAMCDYLWAALRDREGGSEIGSLRGGSRLAICAGFSPPPVPGGLALPLVGGWGWGFAATEVTCFPAPAAEEPGFSQPTEAPPFPTPPAFWGSAFSQTTGLQFLTQQPPAKLQEGVGSASASVVAKTPQIAPPASSLSAMEPVQLHWPRRSSMLVGGSPLQPVLCSQPVFSSFSMAPAQMATAVTVAPAPSLRMVNHPAEVVPLPHSSAAATSGDLVFYTSARAACGGDGAIGCSCATGCPVSGHGSAGGWSACVPACDCPFGFAAHSWLFGSGPFC, encoded by the coding sequence ATGAGGAGGAGAACAGAGTTTTTTCTGTGTGGAGGCACCTCCTTTCCTTTGGGAGGTTTCTCGGTGTCTGATGCCTCGTTGATTGACCTGCTTGTATGGGCCAGGATTCATGAGTTCCCGATGGGCACGGCCACTGCTTTTGACCTGGGCCGgtgtcaggagctgtgtggTCTGCTTGCTGAGGAATTTTATAGAGGGGATGATGCTGTGCCCCCGCTCATGGCTATGTGCGACTACCTGTGGGCAGCCCTCCGGGACCGGGAGGGTGGTTCAGAGATTGGCAGTTTGAGGGGCGGGTCACGGCTCGCCATCTGTGCAGGGTTCAGCCCCCCCCCCGTCCCCGGTGGGTTGGCTCTCCCCCTCGTTGgggggtggggctggggattCGCTGCAACAGAAGTTACGTGTTTCCCCGCCCCTGCTGCCGAAGAACCGGGGTTCTCCCAGCCGACAGAAGCCCCGCCTTTCCCCACCCCCCCCGCCTTTTGGGGGTCAGCATTCTCCCAGACCACGGGGCTGCAGTTTCTGACCCAACAGCCCCCCGCCAAACTGCAAGAGGGGGTGGGGTCGGCTTCCGCCTCGGTGGTTGCGAAGACACCGCAGATTGCTCCACCAGCTTCCTCGTTGTCAGCCATGGAGCCTGTGCAGTTGCACTGGCCACGCCGATCGTCGATGCTAGTCGGCGGCAGCCCGCTCCAGCCAGTGTTGTGTTCCCAGCcagttttctcttccttctctatGGCGCCTGCGCAGATGGCAACGGCTGTGACTGTGGCTCCGGCACCATCTCTCCGAATGGTAAATCATCCAGCAGAGGTAGTGCCTCTTCCTCATTCCAGCGCGGCGGCCACTTCGGGTGACTTAGTCTTTTAcacctctgccagggcagcatgCGGTGGTGATGGTGCCATCGGCTGCAGCTGCGCCACTGGCTGCCCTGTCTCTGGCCACGGCAGTGCCGGTGGCTGGTCCGCCTGTGTCCCAGCCTGTGACTGTCCCTTCGGGTTCGCAGCTCACAGTTGGCTTTTCGGATCCGGACCCTTTTGTTAA